One Podarcis raffonei isolate rPodRaf1 chromosome 18, rPodRaf1.pri, whole genome shotgun sequence genomic window carries:
- the LOC128405542 gene encoding mast cell protease 1A-like: MWRLRQALLLVLLSFSFAQTDPLRSQIVGGHEAKPHSRPYMAYLRSPVSSCGGFLVAPQWVMTAAHCNGTYRVILGAHNISIKEPSQQVFSVEANYTHPAYKRYNEYNELILYNDIRLLKLNSKATLNEYVQILRLPKFDRDLSHGTPCSVAGWGRVYKDWSPDTLYETNVAIYDRGLCSWWYSHLNDGKVCAGRPDKPEDSFKGDSGGPLVCYGVAEGIVSYGKPCPPGVYARIGHYLPWIKETMKL; encoded by the exons ATGTGGAGACTCCGCCAGGCTCTTCTGCTGGTGCTCCTGTCCTTCTCCTTCGCCCAAACAG ATCCATTGCGGAGTCAGATTGTTGGGGGTCACGAAGCCAAGCCCCACTCCAGACCCTACATGGCTTACTTGAGAAGTCCCGTGAGCTCCTGTGGCGGATTCCTCGTGGCGCCCCAGTGGGTAATGACGGCTGCGCACTGCAATGG CACCTATAGAGTCATCTTGGGGGCACATAACATCTCCATTAAAGAACCCTCTCAGCAAGTGTTCAGCGTTGAGGCTAACTACACACACCCTGCATATAAAAGATATAACGAATATAACGAACTCATCTTATACAACGATATCCGTCTGCTCAAG CTGAATTCCAAGGCTACTCTGAATGAATATGTCCAGATCCTGCGCTTGCCCAAATTTGACCGTGACCTCTCCCATGGGACTCCCTGCAGCGTGGCAGGATGGGGCCGGGTTTACAAAGACTGGTCACCAGACACTCTCTACGAGACCAATGTTGCCATCTATGACCGTGGGTTGTGCAGTTGGTGGTATTCACATCTCAATGATGGGAAGGTATGCGCCGGGAGACCCGACAAGCCTGAAGATTCTTTCAAG GGAGATTCGGGTGGCCCCTTGGTGTGCTATGGCGTGGCAGAAGGAATCGTCTCGTATGGCAAGCCCTGCCCTCCTGGTGTTTATGCTCGCATTGGCCATTACCTTCCATGGATCAAGGAAACCATGAAACTGTGA